The nucleotide window TTGGTTTCTTGAACACTAAGTTCACCCCAGCTTCCTAGCAAAACAAGAGACTTGCTAACACTTTCTGTGGAGTTGGATGATGAAGAACCAAGCCTTTGAGCACAGCTTATCAAAGGCCATTTGGATTTTGTTGTCATAAGAAACCCCTccacaaatacaaattttccTCATTCAgtctgtaaataaaattaaactcaTTTGTTCCTTAGTTTTTAATCACTGAATTTTTTGAAAGAGTGGTCTTACTGTGGGTTTTTGTAGGCTGAGAGACTGCTCTAGAACTCTTTCCTTCCAAGCATCttagggaaaagaaagtgaggTTGGTTGGTTTagtttcttttgcatttgttttccctcaGTCCGAATACTTGGCGTGTGATTGTCTTTTGTTAACTTTTCTTAACAACATCGAGTCAAGGACTTGGCtttcaataaaaacatttgaaacagTAAATTCAGTAGGGtttcattttgagaaaaatcaaaatgcatgAGCACCTTGTGAAGGCACAGAGCTGGCTTGCTGCTGTGCATGGTGTGCCGGCACATTGCGTACACTTGCTACAGCTTGTACACGGCTGATCAACATGGGCAGTAATCGTGGAAGATTGGGAAATAAAGATAAGAAATCTGGCAGGTCTTCAGTAGGACCAAGCTTCTGCTCAAATGATTAAGGTCGCTGTGACAACTGCGTATTCCCGGTAAGTTAAGACACCCATCCCTTCAGTTTCCCCCTGTCGTGGCAGTGGTGCTGGGTCTTGGCTCTGGGCTGGCACAAGCTGGAGCTGCTGAGCTGGTTTTCCTGAATCGCCAGAGACTGGAGCATCACGGGGCTGAAGCTGGGCTGCCCGTgttgctgctgggtttttttatagaaGGAGAGGTTTGTGGGGAGGCTGCTGGAGGGTGGAGGCATTTTCAGAATCACTTTTTATTCCAAATGTATGTAGTACAACATCCTTTCGGCACTGACAGTGACCTGTCAGTCAGCAGGGTGAGTGGGCAGGCTTTCCGCTGTTGCTGATCCGGTCTTTAAAGCTAGTCTGATACTACAGCAATCCCCCAATCCCCGAGTACTTCATTGATGTCATGTTGGCAAaagttttattcctttatttcaaCACAGCGGTCTTGGTCTTCCTGAGCCCCTTCTCTTGATAACTGTTCCTCAATAGgtgctttgctctgctctgttttgttttttttaacattgttgTAAGTCACGCACTATTCcctgtgccctgctgctgggagcagcaggcaggggtcAGTTCTGCAGAAACCCGGCGAGCCACTTAGCGCAGTCCTCCTTCTTGCCATCATTAGCTACAAAGCAGGGATTTAGTCTTCAGAAACCGAATCAAACAGGCGGCTGCTGCGGCATGCCCAGAAGGTCACCAAAGTTGGACTCTTCTAGATCAAAGTGTAAGTTCCCGGTGCCGGCCATGCAAACGCTGTGCCAGCTGCCCGGCTGGCGTGAACACGCGGGTGGCTGAGCACGAGTCCCGTGGTGAGCGTGGCACGGGGATGCATCGTGAAATCACCCGGCTGGGGAGAGGCAAAGGTGTCGGTGCTCGTTTGCCCCGAGCGGCTGTTGCAAGAGCTGGGAGACTGGAGTGACGCTCGTAGAGGGTTTGGTGTTTGGGAAGATCTGAAGGTTATTGCGTCGTCACCCCAAATTATCTGGTTTCACgcaccccttttttttttttacagggtgtcatgctgctttttgtaCATCTCCCTGTACAAATGGGGCTGGTGGGTGGTTTCTTGGCTGCAAAGCTCCATCTCATTACATCTCAACCTCCCTTGCTCTCAGGTGCGCTCCCTTCGCTGTAGGCTGAACGAGCACTGCCTAACGAGCCTTTCCTCATCAGTGACGAGGCACATGGGGTGCGTTTGAGTTCCTCCCGCATGGAGGAACGACGAACAAGCCCAGGGCAAAGTGCAGGGCGGCCGATTCAGCTCCCGGACTGTGAAGCAAGAGGGCAAAAGAGTGACATGACACAGTGGCACGTTTGCGAAGGCTTCgtgaggaggggggaaaggTTGAGTGGCTGCgttggggggggtgtctgcTAAGTACGGTGGAAGTTTCTAAGTGCCTGCCCAGCTCTGGATCACTGAGGCAGGTCTCTCCCCGGGCTAGGGGAGAGATAAACGCCCGTGTTTTGGCCAGAGAGCGTGAGAGGAGGAGGTCGGGGGAATGCTGGGCTCCCAGCTGGATGCAGAGACCTTGAAACTCCTGCTCTCTGCTCAGTTCAATTCATTATTAAAGGTGGGGATGAAGTGTTGGCTTTCATGTGCTGCgctccttctcttttcctcttacaGATCTGAAGAGGTGTGTCTTTCTGGTTCTTTTAAGTACTTAAGGTTTCCAGAatgaattggaaaagaaaaaacacccagTCCCCAAGCTTTCAAAGCCTCTTCTGGAGTGCTTTTatccttcccctgcagccctcagCACCGTTTCTCAAGGCAGCCCTCGAGTGCAGGGACAAGCACGGACCCTCGTACGGAGACACTTGtgttcagctgctgcctgcttccccccccccccggaccccctgGCCTTCCTCCCGGGCGGATCGGGCGCTTTAAGGGCGCTGCCTGTTTGCCGGCAGTGGGGCCAAAGTCCGTGGGCTCCGGCAGCCAAGCCGGGGATGCAGCTCCCCGCCGTGCCGGGCGCACTCGCCCCCTCCTTGCTCGCCATCCCCGTAGCCTTCGGCATCAACGGCGCGACCACCTTGGCAGAGTGAGTGCGGGCCCGGGACAAAGCTTGGGGACCGGGATGCTGCGGTCTGGTGTAGGGCACGGTGCTGGGTCCTGTCCTCCGCTGGTCCTGGATGCTGGGTCCAGTCTGGGACTGGGGGGGGAGCATCCAGTCTGGCCCAGGACAGGGCTCTGTCCAAGGATGCTGGGAGCTATCCCACCCAGGACACGCCACCGGGTCCCATCCGGACCTGGCGATGGGGGAGTGTTGTCCAAGGCAGGGTGCTGGCTCTGTCCTGGGACTGGGGTCCAGCCCGGGGCAGGGGGCTCGGTCCAGGTGCTTCTGCCCTGGCTGAGCCCACGGAAAAGCCGCTGCAGGCTGGGACTTTGCCGACATGTTTCATAGTTGCCTTTAAGACATTTAAATCCCGTTATCAGTGAACAGACCAGCAGCATTGCTCAGGCTCATTGCACAACGCGGGGTGTAACGGGGCTCGCCGACAGCCCAAATCCCCTGGGGATTAGGGTGCTCAGACCCTCCCTGATTTATGAGCATCCTCTCCAGCCACCTGGCCCCCGCGCAGCCCCCCGGGCCAGAAGGACAGGACCCCCGACACTGGGTGTCCCCCTCATATTCATCCATGCTTCCCTGGGTGCTGGGCACTTCTCCGAGCCCCGTCTCCCCCTCCCAGACCAACCCCCCCAGCAACTCGGCCACTGCCCCGTCCCAGCATGGCCGATGCCGGCCTCGTCATCGCCACCGTCACGCTGCCTGATAACGCCCCGCTTTCGGTTTTACTGCTGAGTGACACCCCCGCGATGCCCCAACCCAGCCGCGCTCTGGCCGCTCGGCAGGTCCCCGGCCGGCCATCGCCCTCGCCTCGGGGGATTTGGTACCAGCCGCCAGCCAGGGTCAGCTCCCCGGTGAGCCGGCCAGAGCCCCACCGCTTCCTTACGTGCTTTGTTGTTCCTCTGTGTAAAACCACACTCTGGCTGGTCacttttctcttatttccagTCTCACGCCCCAGGACCTGCCAGCTATGGGGTTTTCCTCTTGTGTTCTTTCATCACTTTACTGCACTTTCTACCCTTTCATTCCTGCCAGACCCCTTCACCCTCCTTTTTTCATTcgttatatatttctttttatagctaatttttgcttttcctttaccAGCGGGAAGCGCTTTTAGCCAAACTTCTCTTAATCGCTGAGCCGGGCCTTTCCTGGCCACCTGACAAGCTTTACTTAAAGATCTCCTGATTTTCATTCCCATCTTTTTGgtctcctctttcccttccatcCCACGTGGCGCCTCACCATCACAGCCCAGATCTCCGGGATCCATCACTATGAAATCCGCAGCCCTTCTTGCGTGATGTGGCACCGGGTAAAAACCATCTGTAGCTGTGGGGAGCACAGACCCCTCCAGCCAGCCCCCCAAACTGAAGCCCATAACAATATTATTCTCCTGCCCAGGCACTGCAGGGGGATGTGGAGGGGGTACGTCCCCCTGTTTCTTAATTAGCCCCCGCTGCAGGATGAGCGATGGTGGCCTCAGAGACCCTCAGCCTGGCAGGGTGAGCTGGGTGTCCTGAGCGCGGCACCCCAAGGTGCTGGGACGTGTGTGGGGTGGCCCCGGTGCCGGCACGTGTTGGTGTGTCTCGAGCCCCGTCACAGGCACGATCACGTCTTATGGTGGAGCCCCGCGTTGTGCTACTCCACCGCAGCATCTGTatttgaattttgaattaatCATTCTGTGGGAGTAATTGGTTGTGTAGTAATTAATTATACACTAGTAATAATGCACTTAGGTGGTGACACTTCAATTATTTGattgttttgaagttttttcAAGAGCATCTGTGTTGGTTCGGATGCTTAGGGCACGCGGTGAGGACAAGCTCAGCTTCGCTCGGTGCTGCTGTGACACCCATCCTGTCCCTGGGCACGGGGTCCTGTGCTCCCCGGCcactgtccctgtccctggAAGAGCAATTCCACCTGCCCAAGGCAATCACGAGCCGGGTGTTGCCGCAGCCTCCTATAAATGAGACCCGAGCTGTTCTCAGCCGGGTgaccctggggcagggggacggCTGGCCTTTCGTCCCTGGTCGGCACGTCCGCCGTGCTGCGCCGAGGAGCGCTCGGGCTGGTAATTGGGTGTTTCTGCAGGATAAGCTATTAACACCGGCGTCTGTGCAGACAGTCAGCCACGAccttaccttttctttttctttggtagCAGGGTTAAAGGCTGGAGTGAAAAATACCGTAATGTTTTCCATGTTTCGTAGCTGAAGTATTGGCTAGACCAGAGCTGCAACTCTTTCAGCTGATGCAAGTGCTTCTTGCAGGGGTGCAGCAAGCTCAGGATAGATTTCCCTACAACTTCTTCACTCTCTTAGGACATGTTTTCAGTATCTGTCTCCTCATTACCGATTTGCTTTTATAATCGGTTTCCCGGTCTCTTGTAACAGTGGCCCATGGCCACAGcctgcagagggagagggagaaccACGCTGGGGCTTCTCCCCTGCCCTGACACAGGAGCCTTGGCcgggcagccccttccccatccaCGCCTGGGTGTCAGACCCAGCCTTCCTCCGGGCTTTGCCTCCCCGGGGTTATTTCAGACCCTGGAGGAGCCGGTTGCCCCCCGCAGAGGATGGGCAGCACCCCATGCCGCAGTGGGACCCCGTCTGTGCCGGGGAGCAGGGGCTGATCCTGCCGTTCTCCCTGCTTCAGCGGAGACCTCTCAAAATCGGTGGGGGCAAAGGGTGTTTCAGCTGGACCAGGGGAAACAGGGCTTCACCCCCCTGGCTCTGCCCGGGTGCTTGAACCCCTcttgctgttctgcagcagccCACTGGTGCTGATGCTGACAGGGGTGCTGGTGCTTGCCAGCCTCTTCTCCATCATCTTCTTCGTAAGCGGAGGGAGCCACTTCCAGGACCCCCTTTTCTGCGGTGAGTCTCCCCTGGGGTGTGGGGACTGATCCCGTGCCGGGGCAGGGAGCGGAGATCCGGGATTTGGGGAGAGCCGTGGAACCCGCTCAGAGCTGGCTCGCTCTCCCGCAGTGTTTGTGGTGTTCTCCTTCACCTCCATCGTCGACTTGATCATCTCGCTGGAGGAGGATGGCTACATTTCTGGCTTCATGGAGGTCTACATCAGAGAGGTACCACCTCACCCCACCTCGGGCTCTCGCACACCCCGGCCGTGCAACGAGCAGCCCCGTGCACTCGGGTCAAGCACGgttgctgctcctgctcccgaAGCTGCTCCTGCCGCAGAGGGAACACGCACGAAGCAGCCCTGGCTCCCGCGGGGtcccctggggagggggtgtggaAAAGCGCCTGCCCCAACCCCCTATGATCCGCTCTCTTCCAAACGGGCAGGGTGAGCCCTACCTGCGCACGGCGCACGGCATCATGATCTGTTACTGGGATGGCATCGTCCATTACGGGCTCTACCTCGCCATGATCGCGGCCATCGGCCAGAGGTGAGCGGGGATGGCGGCGGAGAGGAGAGCTTGGAGGGGCTCGTGGGGGTGGGAGGGTCCCGAATTTTGTGAGGAGGGGAGCTCTGAGCCTGGCAGAGCTGTCTGATCCCGATGTCTCTGCAGAAAGAGCTACAGGAACCTGGGTCTCTTCTGGCTGGGCTCTCTGATGATGAGCATCGTCGTCTTCCTGCTTGGGAACCTGATAGGTACGGGGGCGCGGAGGGGGGCTCGACTCCGCATCCAGCCCTTGCTGATCCCTCCAGGCTGCATCCATCCCCCCGACTGTCCGGCGGGTTTGCTCCAAGGCACTTGTCCCACggacagaggaggaaggtgcTGACCTGGGGGCAAGCAGCAGGTATCGATACTGGGCACTGAGCACTCTGCCGTGCCTATCCTGTactctccttccccagggaaATACAGCTCCGACCTcagccctgccttcctcctcaaCCTGCCCTACATCCTCATCCCCAtctgggctggggggaggctcTTCCAGCAGCCCAAGGCCCTGCCGTGCCTCAGCCCTGAGAAGGTGAGCTGGGAGccggagctggggcaggggctctgCGGGGAGCTGCACCAGGAGCCGTCAGCCGTATCCCCTTCCCAGGGCCGGACCACAGGGTGCAGagctgaaaatacagcattttccttctcccaggtTGCAGAGGAGCAACGCAAGCGCCTGTACCAGCGGCCCCAGGACATGGGGCTGGTCCTGGTCCTGCTCCTCACCGCCGCGTTCACCTTCTTCAGGGGAATGGTGAGTGCTGGGTCCCTGCACAGGGGTACCGGAGAGGGCTGTGGGAGTCCCAGAGGGGCCGCGGGGGTCCTAAGGAGGGTCCATCTGCCCCACACCCACCTCCCCTCCACTCTCTGCATCCCCAGGTGGTTTTGGACTGTCCCGCCGATTCGTGCTTTGAGTATATCTACCAGCGTGAGCCATACCTGCGCGACCCCGTCGCCTACCCCAAAGTGCAGGTGAGTGGGGTTGAGGCAGAGCTGgaccccccccctgccccgtgcCACCGGGGACGGGGTGACCCTCTCCGTGTCCTCCCCTCCAGATGCTGATCTACATGTTCTACGTCCTCCCCTTCTTCTGCCTCTGCATCTACGGGCTGGTGCTGCCCggctgctcctggctgcccGACTGGAGCCTGGTGTTTGCCGGTGCCGTCGCGCAGGTGAGGGCTGGCCCGTCATCCTTCTccagagggggggggggggaaacagcAGGACCCCCCGGCTGGGTTTTGGTCCCAGCCAGGAGAGAGCAAGCGGGGGTCCAGGGCTGAGCCTGGGGGGACAGATCCGCACCCGCGGCTGCATGTGGAGCAGTTCCCACCGCCGCCGCCCAATAATTACTTTGGCCTCGGTGGATCTTAATGGAGCCGGGGATTAGTTTGACAGAAATAGGCTGGAGCGAGCCCGAAGGTCTATAGATAGGATGCGCGCTGGGCGCGCTCCTGCAAAACACCCTTTGGTGCCGGGTGGGCTGCACCGGGCCAGCCCGTTGCTGCCGGACCCCCCGCCGTGCCACCCCATCGCTGccgacccccccaccccatgccaCCTCCTGCTCTGCGTCCCCAGGCTCAGTTCTCCCACCTGGGCTCCTCGCTGCACAGCCGTACGCCCTTCCCCTACCAGACCCCTGAAGATGTCTGGTGGAGCTTCTTCATCACCAACGTCCTCTATGCGCTGGGGCCCCAGCTCCTGGCCTACCGCTGCCTGCGCTGCCCTGCCTTCTTCTTGCCCGCCACTCCTGCCAGCCTGCACATGGGCAAGAAGCACCAGTGACGtgtcctgcctgccccaggggGACTGCTGCCCgtcccccctctccctgccgCAACAGCAGCCGCCTGCGGTGGGACCTGGCTGGCAGAGATGtccccagggatgctctggCATCCCCCTTCTCCGTGTCCCCTAACGCTGTGGGGTGCGCTgggggcaccccggggtgctCCGCGGGGGCATTGCTGCAGCCACGGCCCTGCCCTTGCCCGGGCCCCAGGGGGGTCTCGCTGGTGGGGGGGGCCCGCGGGAGCTGGGCTTCCCTCCTGGTGGGTCCCTGGGGACCGTGGGGGCCCCATCCTGCCTCGGTGCTCCCAGTCACAGCAGAAGGATGCAGGAGCAGGGACCGTGCCAGGAAAACACTGTTTACAAAATAAAGGAGCGAAGGTACGGCTTCTGAACCCGTGTCCGTCACCCCCGTGGCAGTGGCCGAAGCACCGCACCGGCCCCCCCACATCATCCGCCGGGGCCCTGCCGCTTCCCACCCTCTGCCCGGTGCCGGTGCTGGGAGAAGCTGCCTGACTTtgccccctcctgccctttggggtgcaggggtttggccgggggggggggggtctcctgctgcctgcgctgccctTGCCTGCCCTTGCTGCAACGGCTCAGGGtcgggctgggagggggggagccGGGGAAAGGGGTGCCCCTGCGTGTGCCAGGGGTGCCCACGGGTGGGCAGGGGTGTGCGAGcgtgggtggggggggtgcGCACGGgtgggggtgcaggcagcagctcggGGCTGCCCTTGCAGAGgccgggggagggggaaatTACCCGGTAAAACTCTTTTTATCCCGCGGGttccctgcccgcagcccggGCCGGGGGTACCGGcagtaccgggggggtggggggggccgggaccggggccggtCGGGCCGGTGACCTTGGCGAGCCGGCGGCCCTGCGCAGCTCCGGGAgccggggcagggccgggccgaACTCCCGGTGCCGCCCCCTGCGCGGAACCGCACCGGCGGCACCGGCGGCACCGGAGCGCTCCTGCGGCCGGGCCCCTCCCGCGGGCCGGTACCGGCGCCCGCGGAGACACCGTGAGtacggggaagggggggggggggggctgcggctcCGCTCGCTGCGGTGCGGTCGCGGGGAGCCGGgacgggacccccccccccccggtaccgGGACCCCGAGCGGGAGATgctcccggcggcggcggcggcggctgccgggcCGGTTCCCCCCGCGCTGCGCTGCCCGTTCCCGGGCACCGGCgtcccgcagccccggggctgccgccgcAGTGTCCCGCACTGCAACACCGCaccggccccggggccgccggtGGGGGAGAGCCGaggctgccccgctccccctgcccccgaCCGGGCACCgggacccccgggggggggctgccccgctccccctgcccccgaCCGGGCACCGAGACCCCCGGGGAGGCTGTCCCACTCCCCCAACCCCAGGACCgggacccccgggggggggctgccccgctccctctgccccccagcTGGGCACTGGGACCCCCGAGagggctgccctgctccccctgccccacagccaaGCCCTggttccccttccccagccccacgcgGGGGCTGATTCCCACGGGGGGGACACACAAACACCCAGGCTGCCTGGGCTGGGATCTGGGGCATCTCTGAGGACACGGGGTTCGGGGGGGATCGCAGCCCCccgggggggcagagggggctCCGgcacacttttttccccagggaagggggaacgtggagcagggcagggagtcGGGGGGCTCCAGGGGGGCTCCGGCAGCCGCAGCCCACTTCCACGCCATCAGTTCAGTTTCCAGATGTGGCAGCGCTGACATAAATAACTCACGAGATCCGGCCCGGCGCGTCTGCCATGAAATATTCATCCCGGCTGTAACTGAGCGGGTGAACCGGAGTTCAGAGCCGGCACAGGCCGGGGGCACGGGGGTCCCTGCGGGCCGGGGATGCTCggtggggggggaagaaaatgggTGGCCCAGCGCTGGTGGTCACCCCCAACTCCGCTTGGGGTGGGTGAGGTGGgagatggggtggggggcttCCCCACAAGGGGTGTCGGTCGGTGACGGCGTCTCCTTCCCCGGCTGGCACGACCCCCATGGGGTGCGGGTTGGGGACCGGCAGCGATGCCGGGGGGGGCTGCCGAAGCCGGGGGTCGGGCAGAGTGTGGGTTTGCTCAGAGACCTCCCGTCTGCCACTCTCCTTCCTGGGGGGCCGGTGGGTGCTAAGGGGCTCTGTTCTCCCCCCAGATGCGTCCCCGAGGCCCCTGGGCCGCCGGCccggcagctctgctgctcctcgcCGGCGTCCTCGCCTCCGACGCGCTGCTCAGCGCCCGGGGACGGAAGAAGGTGGTCCATGTCATGGGTGAGTGGGGACGGGGGTCcgcagcagggagctgggctggaCCCCCCTGGAATGGGACGGGGGGAGCCGTCCTGCAGCCCTCAGGCTGTTGGGTTTAATATCCATTAAAGTGTGATCAGGGTCTCTGGGGCATCCATTGTGtgtcccctgccctggccaGGAGCTGCCCAACCCGCCTCGGGGTTTGCAAAGCCCCCAAAAGAGGGAAATTCCCCCCAAAGGCTGTCGCCCCACCTGCCCCACGGCCCCAGCCTGCCTTGTCCCCGccgtgggtccttcccacgtGCAGGCACTGCCTGGGATGGAGGCAAGGGCAGGCTTGGGGACAGGGACTCCCCTGAGCTCGGTGTCCCTTGCAGAGGGTGACAGCGGGGCCGTGGTCGTGCAAACGGCCCCGGGGAAGGTGGTGACGCACCGGGGCGGCACCATCATCCTGCCCTGCCGGTACCACTACGACATGTCCGCCCACGACCCGGCCGAGATCCGCCTCAAGTGGACCAAGGTGACGAAGCCGATGGCCTTCGTGGACGTCTTCGTGGCGTTGGGGAAGGCGCGGCGGGCGTTCGGTAGCTACCGCGGCCGCACGGCTCTGCAGGAGGATGGCTTCGGCGATGCCTCGCTCATCATCCGTAACGTCACCCTGCAAGACTACGGCCGCTACGAGTGCGAGGTCACCAACGAGCTCGAGGATGACACCGGCATGGTCAAGCTGGACCTCGAAGGTAGCGGCATGGCTATGCCGGGGAGGATGCACAGGGACGGGGAGGACCCCGGGTGTCGCCGTGTCCCGTGTGGGATGGCCAGGACACGGTTCCCGGTGCCACATCCCCAAGCTGGGCTTGGTCCTGCTTTACAGCCGGTTGTTTTTCCTGGCGTGTGCCGTGGTTTATTGCCTCTGTTATTGGCTTTTATTGTTGCTCCAGGTTTACAGGCTGGCAGCTAATAAACGCTGGAGATAGATAGTGGCACGGCCTCGTAAAGCACTGGGGGGGATCGGGCCgtggcag belongs to Aquila chrysaetos chrysaetos chromosome 12, bAquChr1.4, whole genome shotgun sequence and includes:
- the TM6SF2 gene encoding transmembrane 6 superfamily member 2 isoform X1, whose protein sequence is MQLPAVPGALAPSLLAIPVAFGINGATTLADSPLVLMLTGVLVLASLFSIIFFVSGGSHFQDPLFCVFVVFSFTSIVDLIISLEEDGYISGFMEVYIREGEPYLRTAHGIMICYWDGIVHYGLYLAMIAAIGQRKSYRNLGLFWLGSLMMSIVVFLLGNLIGKYSSDLSPAFLLNLPYILIPIWAGGRLFQQPKALPCLSPEKVAEEQRKRLYQRPQDMGLVLVLLLTAAFTFFRGMVVLDCPADSCFEYIYQREPYLRDPVAYPKVQMLIYMFYVLPFFCLCIYGLVLPGCSWLPDWSLVFAGAVAQAQFSHLGSSLHSRTPFPYQTPEDVWWSFFITNVLYALGPQLLAYRCLRCPAFFLPATPASLHMGKKHQ
- the TM6SF2 gene encoding transmembrane 6 superfamily member 2 isoform X2, whose protein sequence is MIKVAVTTAYSRSPLVLMLTGVLVLASLFSIIFFVSGGSHFQDPLFCVFVVFSFTSIVDLIISLEEDGYISGFMEVYIREGEPYLRTAHGIMICYWDGIVHYGLYLAMIAAIGQRKSYRNLGLFWLGSLMMSIVVFLLGNLIGKYSSDLSPAFLLNLPYILIPIWAGGRLFQQPKALPCLSPEKVAEEQRKRLYQRPQDMGLVLVLLLTAAFTFFRGMVVLDCPADSCFEYIYQREPYLRDPVAYPKVQMLIYMFYVLPFFCLCIYGLVLPGCSWLPDWSLVFAGAVAQAQFSHLGSSLHSRTPFPYQTPEDVWWSFFITNVLYALGPQLLAYRCLRCPAFFLPATPASLHMGKKHQ